The genomic DNA CCTACACGCAAACCTCTCAGCGTTCGGGCGAGATTCAACAACTGCACGCCGCCGTGCAGCAGGAGACCGCCCGTGTGGCCACCCTGCAGTCGGAGCTGCAACAGCGTGAACAGACCATCGGCACGCTCAAGTCGGAGATCGAGCAACGGACCACGGAGGTCGCGGAACTTCGCGACCAAATGCTGCAGCGGGAAGCGGAGTTGGACGATGCGCACACCCAGCTGACCCAGAACGAATCCTCCCTTCAACGCCTGGCCAGGCAGAATGAGGAATTTGCCGGACTGTTCAAGAACCCCTCGTCAAAAGTCGTGTCGCTGGCCGGGTCCGACATGGCCAAATCAGCAGGCGCCTTCCTGCTATTCGACCCGTCAACCAAGAAAGCCTGGCTCTATGCGTACAATCTGCCGGCCTTACCGAGCGGCAAGGTGTACCAGCTCTGGGCCATCGACGACAAACCGGTGAGCGCGGGCATCTTCGGACTGGATGCGGGCCTGAAAGCCCGTATGCTCATCAGGAATATGACCGAATTTTCACGGATGAAAAAATTCGCCGTGACCGTGGAACCGGACGGCGGACGCCCGGAACCCACGGGCGCGATTTATTTGATCGGGCAGATCTGACCGGCCGGTGACTCGACCTTCCGCTCACGCCTCCTCTCCCGGTGCCATTCCACACACAGAACGTGCTAGCATGCAGGCGCTCTATCGACTGCCGTAGCGTTCAGCCCCTGACAGGATTCATCCGACGACACGATGCTCCCCCTCGACGATCTCGATACCCGCTTCATGCAACAAGCCCTGACACTCGCGCGTTCGGCGCCGTTGATCGGTGAAGTGCCGATCGCCGCGTTATTGGTACATGAGGGCATCGTGATTGCTCAAGCCCACAATCTCAGGGAAACCAGGCAGGACCCGACGGCTCATGCGGAAGTGATCGTGATTCAAGACGCAGCCCGGCATATGGGGAGCTGGCGACTCATCGACACGACCCTCTATGTCACGCTGGAACCCTGCACGATGTGCATCGGCGCCATCGTGCTCGCTCGCATAGCGCGGCTGGTCTTCGCGGCCACCGATCCCAAAGCCGGCGCCTGCGGATCCATCATGAATATTCCCCCTGAGCCGCGACTGAACCACCGCGTGGAGGTCGTCGGAGGAGTCTGTGCTGAAGAGAGTCAGACGTTGTTACAGGACTTCTTTCGGCAGCTGAGAAAAGACGCAGCCCGGCGGGAGATCACCTAACGAAACAGATCTGTACTCGAATCACACATTCGAACCTGCCAGGCTTGGCCTTCAACGGCGAGCGCCCCGGAGACGTCATCGGCCAATGAGAGGGACTGCACCTGCCAGTTCGTATCGAGGGCTCCGGAGTCGGTCATCCGCACATGAGCGAGCGGCGACCCGTCATCGAATAGGATCTCGAATCGATCCAGCCCGAGAGACAACCCCACCCCACGCCCTTTGAGATAGGCCTCCTTCGCCGTCCAAGAGCGATAGAACAATCGCTGTTGCGCGTCCCCCTGTGCCTGAATAATCTGCTGCGCTTCCCCTGCCGCAAAAAACCGCTCCGCGAGCTTGAGCGCATCCACGTCCGGCGTGCGCACCTCTACATCCACGCCGACGGCCCGGCCGGCTGCCACCGCCACCACGGCATACGCCCCTGAATGGGAAAGGCTGAATTGGATATCCTGCACGGCACAGGACTGACCGCTCAGAGCCGGCTTGCCATGGGCTCCGGTTGCAAACTCAATCTGCGTGGCTTCTCTGCCGACGTAGCGGGCCAGAATGGCGCGCAGCAAACCGTGCGACAGGATAAACCGGTGACGATCCCGCTCGAAGGCAAACCGGGCCGCGCGGGTCTGTTCATCACGCGAGAGCAGGGCGGCAAGGGCGGCGCGTCGGCCGTCATGCCGGGCAAGACGGCAGAACCAGACATGCACATCCTCCCGGCTCAGAGCGGGCGACGGCGAAGAATCTCTGGAGGGAATCAGCAATCCGGACATGGGTTGAGATACACGAGGCGCAGACCCTGCGTTACGCCGAGGAGCGGATCACCGGCTTGAACACCGGGGTCGCTCGGTGCGAGCCGGTTGAAGCGGTCGAGTTCGGAATTTCCAGGATCTTGCCTTCGTCCAGTTTTAGCACGCGGTCGCCCACATGGAAATACCGGTCGTCATGGGTGACCACGATGACACCTTTTCCTCGCGCCCGCAACTCCGGCAAGAGCTCACCGTAAAAAACTTCCTTGTACTGTGGATCCTGATCGGCCGCCCATTCGTCGAACACATAAAACGGTCGATCTTCCAGCATGGCCGTCACGAGAGCGAGGCGCTTCCGTTGGCCCTGTGACAGGTTGATCGTCGAATACTCGCCGTCGCGGATCGTGACCTTGTGTTGAATCCGGAGCGTCTTCAACCAGCCCTCCGCCTGACTCTCAATCAGCGCCGGATCGAGCCCCAACAGTTTCTTGAACAGGTAGAAATCGGAGAACACCGCCGCAAAATGCTGCCGGTACCAGTCCTGGGTCGCGGGCGTGATCGCCTCGCCGTTCAGCCTGACCTCCCCCTGTTGCGGAAGGTACAGTCCGGTGAGCACTTTCACAAAGGTCGACTTCCCGCTGCCGTTTCCCCCGATGATAAAAACCAACTCGCCGGTCCGGACCGTCACATTCAACGGCCCGAGGCTGAACGACCGCTCATCCTCGCCTTTCGGTTCATACGAAAAACACGCCTCTGAGAACTCCAGGGATTGCGTGCCGTGAATCACCGCGCGCTCCGCTCCGCCCTCTCGACCGCCTTCTCCCAATGCCAGCCCCAAAGATTCGATCTTCTCCAACGCCACCTGGCCGCGGCTCAGGGTGGGCACCATCCCGAGCAGACCCCACATCGGGCCGATCATGTAGAGCATCGCAAACGCATATCCTGTCAGAGCCTCCCCCGACAACGACAACAATCTGGGAAAGAGCAGGAGAATGACCCCGATCAATCCGTAGAAAAGCACCTGCGTCCAGGAGTCGGTGGTGAGGTATTGCTTCGTCGTCACCAGGTTGTGATGGCGGAGCGCTTCGGCAGCCTGCCGGATATCCGAATCGACGAACGTTTCTCGACGCCCGCGATGCAACATCAGCTCCTTCATGCCTTCCGTCAGACTGCGAAAATGCTCGAAGAGGACCCCTTTCGCATCGCGCACCGCCAGCGACGACCGGAGCACCCGGTTATACAGCTGCCGGTACCCGAGCAGTCCGAACACGGCCAGAAGAACCACGCCGAGGAACGCCTGCCACGAGAGCCACGCGAGATAGAGTGAGCAGCCGGCAAGGATCGCGACATTGATCGCCAGGCCCGGCAACCCGTTCACCGCCCAGGCCATGGCATTCGTGTCATCCGTCAGCGTCGCCAGGATTTCATGCGCACCGCGGCGCTCCAGCGTGCGATAGGGTGCCCGCACCACTTTCCAACAGAGATCCATCCCGAGATTCAGGATGGTTTTCTGCGCGAAGGTGACAAGCAACAGTTGGGAGAGGTAGTTCGACACGACTTTCAGCACCGCCAGGCCGATGAAGGCCACGGCAAACAGCTCCGGGGTCGCCCCGGCGCCGTTGATGAGCTTGTTGATGACGGCGAGCAGGCCCACGCTGGACAGACCGGCCAACAGACCGGTCAGGACCATCAGTACCATCATGCTTCGGGCGTCGCGGAGCAGGAACAGGAGAAACCGATACATTTTCATCATGGTGAGGTGACTGCTGTCTCGTTGGCCTTAACCCGGACTATTCATGAATCCCTGCTCCGGCGTCCGATCCTGTCGCCCGGCGAGGCGGTTCTCGTTCGGCCTTCTCGACGGACTGCCAGTACGCCTGCGTCGGCCTCACGTGCGGGCAGCCTCGGCGGGCTTCCGTCATGAACGCCTTGCGACGGCATTCATGAATAATCCGGGTTAAGCGGCTCTTGAGGAAGGCCCTTTCCCCTGATCCTCCGATTTGTTCCGGAGCGTCGCCCAGGCTTCCTGCCAAAACGTCTTGAGATGGTGCGCCAACTCCTGCACATGCGGCGCGACAAATAACCGCCCCGAATCTTCGGCCGGCAGATAGATCGTACGGCTCATGCCCAGCGCGGATTCGCCGAAGACCAACCGCGTATCATCGCTGGAATTCGTCAGCGGATGTTTGGAGGCAATCACGTTCAAGACCTGTCCGCGGAACGGTTTCAAATCGTAACGCGCCACCGCATGGAAGGTGGCATAGGTCACCTGATCCTTGTACAGAAACTCGTCCTGATGCTCGGCCGCTTCGGTATGGTGCATGAGATTCCAAATCCGTTTCAACTTGCCTCTCCAGAACGACGGCCACTCCTGGATCGGCAGTCTCCGCATGAGACGAAGGTACGTCGTGATCTTCATCCACACAAATAGGATCGGCCAGAGCAGGTAGGGAGGTCGACTCCAATGCGTCAGGTAGGATCGCGGGTGCCAGGATTCCATGACAGCCAGAATCACCTGCTCTCCCTGCGCCATGAGCTGTTGGGCGATCTCATAGGCCGCCAGCCCGCCCGTGCAAGTTCCACCGATGAGGTACGGTCCATGCGGTTGAATCGACCGTATTTCCTCGATGTAATGCGCGGCCATCTCCTCCACGCGCATGAACGGTTTTTCTTTTCCGTCGAGTCCGCGGGCCTGCAGTCCATAAAACGGTTGGGCATCCCCGAGCAACTTGGCCAGGCGGGCAAATACGAGCACATTGCCGCCGACCCCCGGAACCGCAAAAAAGGGAGGATTTTTCCCCTCCGGTTGAATCGCGACCAACGACCGCCAGCGCACGGTGCACCCTTCGCCGGCCAGGACATCCGCCAATTGTTCGATCGTGGGCGCCTGAAAAAGTACCGCCATCGGCAGGCGGATGCTGAACGTCTGCTCGATGGCGCTGAACATCCGGAGCGCCAGCAGGGAATAGCCGCCCAGCGCGAAGAAGTTGTCGCGCACGCCGATGGGTGTGATTCCCAGGACCTGCTCCCAGATGGCCACCAACTGCAATTCAACTCGATTCCTGGGCTCAATCGGCTGGGCGCTGTCATGCACCGGCTCCGCCACCGGCGCTGGCAAGGCGCCACGATCCACCTTTCCATTCGACGTAAGAGGAAATTCGTTGAGCGGCACAATCGCCGCCGGCACCATATAATCCGGCACCATGTCTCGCAGGGCCCGTCGAAGCGCCTGCGGATCGCAACGGCGCCCTTCTCTCGCCACCACATAGGCCACCAGCCGCTTGTCTCCCGGTGCATCTTCCCGCACGATGACCACCGCTTGCTTCACCGTCGGATCGTCCGCCAGGACCGCCTCGATTTCTCCGAGTTCGATCCGGAACCCGCGTAGTTTGACCTGATAATCGATACGCCCGATATAATCCAACCGTCCGTCAGGCAGCCATTTGACCTGGTCACCCGTGCGGTAGAGCCGCTCGCCCGCCCGGAACGGACTGGAGACGAATCGCTCCGCCGTCAGCTGAGGAGCACCCCGGTATCCGCGCGCAAGCCCCATCCCGCCGATATACAGTTCACCCGGGATTCCCACCGGGACCGGTTCCCGGTTCAGATCCAACACATAGACCTGAGTATTCGCAATCGGCCGCCCGAGAGAAATCGTGCGTTCAGCAGTACGCACGCGCTCCAACGTCGACCAAATCGTCGTCTCCGTCGGTCCGTACACATTCCAGGCCGATCCCGCTCGGGCAAGCAGCTCCTGGGCTAATTCCCGCGGCAAGGCTTCCCCGCCGCACAGCACTTTGAGCTGTCGCCCCCCCTGCCATCCTGACTGCAACACCATCCGCCAGGTGGCAGGCGTCGCCTGCATCATGGTCACTGCGCCCTGATCAAGTTCGCGTTGCAGCCATGCTCCCTCCATCGCCTGAAGGCGACCGGCCAGAATAATGCGGGCCCCGACCAGCAACGGAAGATAGAGCTCCAAACCGGCGATATCGAACGACAGCGGCGTGATGGCCAACAGGACGTCCCGGCTGCCGATTCCCGGCTCCTGTTGCATGGAGTGGAGAAAATTGACCAGTGCGCGATGTTCGATCTCCACGCCTTTCGGCTGCCCGGTCGATCCCGAGGTGAACAGCACGTAGACGAGATGCTCGGGTTTCGCGAGGGGCTCAGGATTACACTCCGAATATCGTGTCAGTGACTCCGCCTCCCCGTCCAGACAGACCACCCGAAGCTGGTGTTGGGGAAGCCCTCCCAGGAGCGTCGAGTCTGTCACAAGCACCGCCGCGTGACTGGCTTCGACCATGGCCGCCAACCTGCGGATCGGCAATCCGGGAACCAGCGGCAGATAGGCGCCACCGGCCTTCATGACCGCCAGGAGACCGATCAGCAAATCGGGAGACCGTTCGAGAAACACCGGCACCACCACATCCGGGCCCACGCCCTGTTCCCGCAAGCGATGCGCCAGCCGATTCGCGCGCCGATTCAGTTCCCCATACGACAATTCAACGCCTTCACACACCACGGCGATCGCATCCGGAGTCCGGCCGACCTGCGCTTCAAATAGTTGCGGGAAACAGGTCTCTCGCTCCACCGGCCTGTCGGTCGCGTTCCATTCATGAAGGATCCGATGTTGTTCCTGTTCCGTGAGGATCGCCACACGTCCGACCTTCTCTTCCGGATGCTCCGCGATGACCTCCATGAATTGACGGTACTCCGCCAGCCAACGTTCGGCGGAGGTGCGGTCGAACAGGTCCGTGTTGAACTCCAGATAGGCTTTTCGCGAAGCCAACGGGTCGATCGACAAACCGAGATCGAGCTGTGCCGCACCCCGACTGACTTCATAAGGGGTCCACGACAGATGCTGAAACTCCGTCCGGGCGAAGGGGGTATTGGCGAAGTTGAACAGAACTTGTACCAGGGGCAACCCACCCTGGCTGCGATCCGGGCGCAGCTCTTCCACGAGCTTTTCAAACGGAATGTCCTGGTGCGCATAGGCATCGAGGGACAGATCTTTCACCTTCTGCAGTAATTCGCGGAAGGTCAGTTCCCCCGTGACATCCGTCCGCAACACCAGCGTATTCACGAACGTGCCGATCAAATCCTCAATCTCCAGCCGATTACGGTTCGCGATCGGCGTCCCGATCACCAGATCACGCTGCTGCGTGAGGCGATGCAGGAGGCCGAAGAATCCGGCCAGGAACACCATGTACAACGTGACGCCTTCGCGCACGCTGAGCTGCTTGAGGCGATTCACGAGCGCCCAGGACAGGTCGAGAGAGACCTGATCGCCCTTGAACGAATGGATGGGCAACCGCGGCCGATCGGCCGGCAAGGCGAGCACCGGCAGATCCGTGAGTTTGGATTTCCAGTGCGCGAGTTGCTCAGCCAACACCGAACCGGTCAGCCATATCCGTTGCCACTGGGCGAAATCGGCATACTGGATCGCGAGGTCCGGTTGAATCGCGACGGGTTTCCCCGCACAGAACGCGTTGTAGCACTTCACCAGTTCACGGGCGATCACGCCGTACGACCATTGATCGGAAATGATGTGGTGCGTGCTGACCACCAACACATGATCCTCTTCGCCCAATTGAACCAGCAGAACACGCAGCAACGGACCCTGCCCGAGGTCGAAAGGACGGCGCGCCTCGCCGGTCGCCAGTTCTAACGCCCGAGCCTCGCGCATCTCACGGGGCAACCCGCGCAGATCTTCTTCCACCCAGAGCGGATCCAACGAGGTATGAACAATCTGGCGCGCCTGACCATCCACCGTGGCAAAGGTCGTCCGGAGTGCGTCGTGGCGCCGCACCAGCTCAGCCACACCCCAACGCAACGCCGCCCGATTGAGCGGACCGTGCAAGCGCACGCTCGCCGGAATGTTGTAGGCGGCGCCGGTCGGCGACAACTGATAGAGAAACCACATCCGTTCCTGCGCAAACGACAGCGGCAAGGGCGCTCCTCCCGCCGCTTTGGTCATCATTCGTCCGTCCCGAGCCGCCTGCTGCGTTACGCCCTCCTGAGATCGCTTGATCACCTCAGCCAGTGTCGCGATGGTCGGCCGTTCGAACACTTGTCGCAGAGGCAGGACGACTCGGAAGAGGGCTTGGACTCTGGACACCAACTGTGTCGCCAGCAGCGAATGGCCCCCCAGCTCGAAGAAGTTGTCATGCACGCCGACATCCTTCACATGGAGGATTTCCCCCCAGATGTCGGCCAGCACTTGCTCTGTGGGCGTCCGTGGGGCGAGAAACTCAGACGTGAGATCGACCTTGCTCGCGCGACTGTCCGTAGCGACACGGAGCGCAGCGCGATCCACCTTGCCATTGACGGTCAGGGGAAGCGTCTCCATCTCGACAAACATCGAAGGAATCATGTGTGCGGGCAACTGGCTCCGCAGCTGTTCGCGCAGCTGCACCAGTCCCAGTCGGTTCTGCGGACGAGGGACCATAAAGGCGACGATCCGCTTATCGCCCGGCTGATCTTCCCGCACCTCAACCACCGCACGCTCGATGTCCGGGTGCCGATTCAGCACCGCCTCGATCTCTTCCAATTCGATCCGATAGCCGCGGATCTTGACCTGACGATCCACACGGCCGCGATAGTCGAGTTGCCCGTCAGGTCGCCAGCGCACCAGGTCGCCGGTCCGATACAGACGGGCTCCAGGAAGGCTTGAAAACGGATCGGGAATAAACTTCGCGTCAGTGAGTTCCGGTCGGCCACGATAGCCTCGCGCCACCCCCACTCCGCCGACATAGAGTTCTCCGGGCACGCCCACCGGAACCGGTCGTCGATGCCGATCCAACACATAGACGGACGACTCAGAAATCACGCGCCCGATCGGCACGTCCTGGCGCAACTCCTCCTGTAGCCCGAGACCCGTGAGATCCGACCAGGTGACGGCGACCGTCGTTTCCGTCGGCCCATAGGTATTCAACAACCGAACCCTACGACCGATCAATTTGGCCCATCGCTGCACGATCTGAGGAAGGACACGTTCTCCACCGATGATCACCGTCTTCACCGACTCCGGGAAGGCTAGTTGCTCCAACTCCATTCGAGTGACGACTTCATGCCAGTAGGCCGTCGGCAAGTCCAACAGTGTCAGCTGCCAGTCGCGGCATCGATCCAAGAAGCCCGACACCGAATCGATCATCATCTGAGTGCGCAGCACCAACGTCGCGCCCGTCGTGAGGCAGGGAAAAATTTCTTCGGCGGCGGTGTCGAAACTCATCGACGCAAATTGCAGCACCCGGTCGCGCGAGTGGACACCCGCGATCTCCGTGATCGCCCGCACATAGTTGGCGATCGATCGGTGCTCGATCATCACCCCCTTGGGCTGGCCGGTCGAACCGGAGGTGTAAATCACATACGCCAGATTCTCCGTAGCGTCCGTGCCTTCGATGGCATCGTCCGGGAAACGGGCGATTTGGTCCCATTCGGAATCGAGACAAATCGTGTGGGGGTTCGTCGCAGGCAGCCGGGCGAGTTGATCCTGCTGCGTCACCAACACCCGGACCTGGCTATCTCTCAGCATGTATTCCAAGCGGTCGGTCGGATAGTCGGCATCCAGGGGCAGGTAGGCCCCACCCGATTTGAGAATGCCGAGCATGCCGACGATCAAGTTGAGCGATCGTTCCAGGCAGAGGCCGACGACCACACCGGGTGCGACACCCCTCCGGCGGAGGTAGTGAGCCACACGGTTCGCGCGCGCATTCAACTCCCGATAGGTCAATTCCTGGTCGCCCTGTCGAACCGCGATCGCATCAGGGGTGCGCAACACCTGTGCTTCGATCTGGCGATGGAGGCACTGTGCCGGCGCCTGCAGTTCCGGAGACTGTCCCCACGTCAGGACTGTCTCGCGACACTCCGCCTCGGACATGAGAGGCAGTGAGCCGATCTGCGCGGCGGGGTCGGCGACAAGCCCCTCCAGCACCCGCAGGAAATGCTGCTGCATCCGTGCCATCCGGTCGGGCGTAAAGAGGTCGTCTTTGTATTCGAAGTAGCCGGTTAACCCCTGCTCCGATTCGGCGAGCTCAAGGCAGAGATCAAACTGCCCGCTCTGCTGGGGAATCACATAGGCCTCCCAGGCAGGCAGGCACGATTCAGAAACAGATGACGACGACCCACTCATCCGGCCATCGAGTTCCGAGAGCAACCGGAACTGTTGCAACACGAACAGGATTTGCCCCAAAGGGGCGCGTTGACGATCACGGGCCGGTCGCAAGTCCGACACGAGCCGCGCATAGGGATAGTCCTGATGATCGAGGGCTTCCAGCAGAGTACGCTTAGTCAGCGCCAGCAATTCGCGGCCGGTCGAATCGACCTGAACCGTCTCCCGCAACACGAGCATATTCACAAAATCACCGACGGTCCGGGCGAATCGAGACCGGCTTCGACCGAATACCGGAGTGACCACGGCTGTGTCTTCCACATTCGTGTAGCGATACAGCAGGGCGTGAAGCGCAGTCAGACAGACGGCATACAGTGTCGTGCCTTCCGCCTGCGCGAATGCCTTGAGCCGCTCCGTCAATGCCCGATCGATATGGATCGCCTGCCACGCATATCGGCCTGGCGCAACCGTCGTCTGCTGCCGATCGTAGAGCATGTCATAGTTCGGGAGTTCACCTGCCAGCCGCGCCTTCCAATACTGAGCCAGCCGACCGCCCTCAGCACTCTCCATCAACGCGCGATGCCAACCGATGAACGCACCGTAGGGGGCCGGCTGGCTGCCGAGTCCGTTCGGTCCATCCTGAGGCATGAATCCGTCGGAGGCGTAATTCCGCTTAAGGTCCTCGACCAGGTGGATCATCGACCAACCGTCCACGGCGATATGGTGCGCGACCAGCAGCAACCACGCCTGTTGTTTCCCCTTGAATAACGACGCCCTCCACAAAGGGCCGTGCGCCAGATTGAACGGACTCGCCGCCGCTTCCATGGCTTCCCGCCGCGAGCGCGCCCAATCCCATGTGGAGGCATCAATGACCGTCCAGATCAAAGGCAACCGGGCATGAATTCGTTGAACCGGCACCTCGTCCTGCGTTTCATAGGTCGTCCGAAGCGTCGCATGGCGCTCACCGAGTCGATCAAGCGCCTGTTCCAGTACGGCCTGATCCACGTTGAACGGCAGAGGCAGAATGACGGAGACGTTGGCGGCGGCGCTATCCGGAGCCAACTGGCTGAGGAACCACAGAGCAGCCTGATTCTCGGACAGTGGGGCGACATTCTCCGCTGTGAGATTCTGGCCACCGGCAGCAGTGAGTTCACTGCCTTCCCGGAGTATTCCCGCTTCGATGGTCGCAGCCAGATCGCCGAGTGTGGCACCTCCCAGGAGATGCTGCAACGAAAGCGGAACCTGGAATGACTCTTCCACGCGATGCGAGACCTCAGCGGTCATCAACGAATCGAGCCCCAGGAGATGTATCGGCCGGTCATGAACGATGGCCTCTCGGCTGCACCCGAGGCGATCGGCAATCATCCCCTGCACATCCTGCTCAATCTGCCGCCGCCGCGCATCGGACGAGAGCGCGCGCAGATCTTCCAGGTTCACGACGGTTGCTTGCGCCTGTGACAGGGGCGCCGGCAAGACACTCTTCCCGATGATGGAAAGTTGGCCGGTCAGAAATTGATCGCGGCAGGCCCGTCGTTGGAGTTTTCCACTCGACGTCTTCGGCAGGCTCCCGGCTTTGATAAAGATGACGGAGGAAACATGGAGGTCATGCTGTTCGGAGACAGCAGAACGAATCGCGGCAGCCAGATCATCGACGGCCAAGGCCGTTGCCTGGCGCTCGACCTCCTGCACCACCACCACCACTTCCTCCCCCGCATCCTGGACGGAGAAAGCCCCTGCGCCCCCGCCCCGAAACAGCCTGTGGCTTTGCTCTACGGTTCGCTCAATATCCTGCGGGTAGTGATTTCTGCCTCGAACGATGAGCAGGTCCTTCAAACGCCCGGTGACAAAGACTTCACCGTCTCTGACGAACCCGAGGTCACCGGTCCGCAGGAACGGCCCTTCTCCCGTATCGCGAAGTGTCGCGCCAAACGTGCGCGCAGTTTCCTCCGGATTGTTCCAATATCCCTGGGTGGTGCTGGCTCCGGCCAACCAGATTTCACCGACCTGTTGCACGGCACAGCGGGACAGGGTTTCCGGATGGGCGATGACCACCCGGGTATCACCCACCGGAGCACCGCATCCAACGACCTGCCGGACGGGAGCGATACCGGCCTTGG from Nitrospira sp. ND1 includes the following:
- a CDS encoding anti-sigma factor domain-containing protein, which produces MTHEELEDAVPLYAIGALERSERQAIEAHLLSGCAACHAALKDYQTVASLLPFGLTPATPPNTLKAKIMMAPTPIAGAVEAEQAGPKSSLEPGEWMNHLFPPIAPARSLPFRLAMGFSAAVLIVGGGYLAWSSYTQTSQRSGEIQQLHAAVQQETARVATLQSELQQREQTIGTLKSEIEQRTTEVAELRDQMLQREAELDDAHTQLTQNESSLQRLARQNEEFAGLFKNPSSKVVSLAGSDMAKSAGAFLLFDPSTKKAWLYAYNLPALPSGKVYQLWAIDDKPVSAGIFGLDAGLKARMLIRNMTEFSRMKKFAVTVEPDGGRPEPTGAIYLIGQI
- the tadA gene encoding tRNA adenosine(34) deaminase TadA gives rise to the protein MLPLDDLDTRFMQQALTLARSAPLIGEVPIAALLVHEGIVIAQAHNLRETRQDPTAHAEVIVIQDAARHMGSWRLIDTTLYVTLEPCTMCIGAIVLARIARLVFAATDPKAGACGSIMNIPPEPRLNHRVEVVGGVCAEESQTLLQDFFRQLRKDAARREIT
- a CDS encoding 4'-phosphopantetheinyl transferase superfamily protein; translated protein: MSGLLIPSRDSSPSPALSREDVHVWFCRLARHDGRRAALAALLSRDEQTRAARFAFERDRHRFILSHGLLRAILARYVGREATQIEFATGAHGKPALSGQSCAVQDIQFSLSHSGAYAVVAVAAGRAVGVDVEVRTPDVDALKLAERFFAAGEAQQIIQAQGDAQQRLFYRSWTAKEAYLKGRGVGLSLGLDRFEILFDDGSPLAHVRMTDSGALDTNWQVQSLSLADDVSGALAVEGQAWQVRMCDSSTDLFR
- a CDS encoding cyclic peptide export ABC transporter; this translates as MMKMYRFLLFLLRDARSMMVLMVLTGLLAGLSSVGLLAVINKLINGAGATPELFAVAFIGLAVLKVVSNYLSQLLLVTFAQKTILNLGMDLCWKVVRAPYRTLERRGAHEILATLTDDTNAMAWAVNGLPGLAINVAILAGCSLYLAWLSWQAFLGVVLLAVFGLLGYRQLYNRVLRSSLAVRDAKGVLFEHFRSLTEGMKELMLHRGRRETFVDSDIRQAAEALRHHNLVTTKQYLTTDSWTQVLFYGLIGVILLLFPRLLSLSGEALTGYAFAMLYMIGPMWGLLGMVPTLSRGQVALEKIESLGLALGEGGREGGAERAVIHGTQSLEFSEACFSYEPKGEDERSFSLGPLNVTVRTGELVFIIGGNGSGKSTFVKVLTGLYLPQQGEVRLNGEAITPATQDWYRQHFAAVFSDFYLFKKLLGLDPALIESQAEGWLKTLRIQHKVTIRDGEYSTINLSQGQRKRLALVTAMLEDRPFYVFDEWAADQDPQYKEVFYGELLPELRARGKGVIVVTHDDRYFHVGDRVLKLDEGKILEIPNSTASTGSHRATPVFKPVIRSSA